In one Nicotiana tomentosiformis chromosome 6, ASM39032v3, whole genome shotgun sequence genomic region, the following are encoded:
- the LOC104120036 gene encoding auxin-responsive protein SAUR76-like, protein MTKGGKLTKIKSVLKKMQSFKLSRVNSNNNTMEMVTTNHSSYDIDSYNSYDNKELHPVYVGKSRRQYLVGSDVVDHPLFRELVERTGDSDDYITVGCEVVLFEHLLWMLQNVDPQPESLNELVEFYSC, encoded by the coding sequence ATGACCAAAGGAGGCAAGCTTACAAAAATCAAGTCAGTCTTGAAAAAAATGCAATCTTTCAAACTTAGCCGTgtcaacagcaacaacaacaccaTGGAAATGGTAACCACAAATCATTCATCCTATGACATTGATTCATATAATTCTTATGACAACAAAGAATTACACCCTGTCTACGTTGGTAAATCGCGTCGCCAATACCTCGTTGGCTCCGATGTTGTTGATCATCCTCTCTTTAGGGAACTTGTTGAAAGGACAGGTGATTCAGATGATTATATTACTGTTGGTTGTGAAGTTGTTCTCTTTGAACATTTGCTATGGATGCTTCAAAATGTTGATCCTCAACCTGAGTCGTTGAACGAGCTGGTCGAGTTTTATTCTTGCTGA